The DNA sequence TCCATCTCATAGTCCTGTCTCCGAGGTGGGTCTTGATTTCGTTTGGATTTTTCTATGATTTCCATTTTGTTTGGTTACTGAGAAAGTACAGGAAATCAACAGGAAAACTTTACTTTTGCTTTGCACGgcttttctaataaaatacgataacagttgttatttttttaaatataaaataaataaataaataaaattcaaaattttaaatttaaaatctacTGTTGACATACATTTTTGTGGCATTTATGCACTAATCTATTTATGGTATGAATACATTTCGGGAGTTGATTTTGCGATTGTATCTAATTTatgttattgataaaaaatgatGAGGTTTTTactcttaaaaattaaaaaaaagaagaaaaaaaaaaaaagaagagataaGGCCGAGATGCTTCTAAATGGAATAATCATAGTTGGGTCCTCCTAGTTTCTGGCCTCTGATTAATGCAATCGGATTCTGCTTGTTATTGGTCTTTTATGTaatatcaataaatttattgatagtgattttaatattttttatgatagttTTGACTCTATATGGTTTGATATAATAGAGAATGGATCGCTCTGGAACGGGCAGTCGCATGAGGAGAACACCATCTGTTTCTCATAGGCTCAGACTTACAGAACATCATGCTGGAGTTCTGGATTCTCTCAGCAATGCTAGCTTAATGGAGGTACAATTGTTTCGCATGTAATTTATGGACTTTCTTTTTCATCATATAAACTTCAACAATATAGAAGCCGAAATTTATGTCATCTCTCTGTCATGTGATACAGGTTGAGACCAGATCTAGAGCCCAGACACCTACTGCTATGGTAGTATGTGAACCttctctttttttcaattttttgttaattgtatcagatgataaatttaattatacagaACCAGAAACTTATGTAACTCTTCTTCTTTTGGTACAGATTGAGACCAGGTCTAGAGCCCAGACTCCTACTGCTTCTACTGCTGGAGTCAAGACACGGCTGAAGGATGTGAGTAATGCTTTGACCACATCTAAAGAGTTGCTCAAGATTATCAACCGTATTTGGGGTCATGAAGATCGGCCTTCTTCAAGCATGTCATTAATCTCGGCCTTACATGCTGAGCTGGAGAGGGCGCGATTGCAGGTCAATCAACTTATCCAAGAACAGCGCTCAGATCAGAGTGAGATCAACTACCTAATGAAGTGTTTTGCCGAAGAGAAGGCTGCATGGAAAAGCAAAGAACAGGAAGTGATTGAGGCGGCTATAGAATCTGTTGCAGGAGAGCTTGAGGTCGAGAGGAAGCTGAGACGAAGGTCTGAAAGCTTAAATAAGAAGCTTGGGAAAGAACTGGCAGAGACAAAGTCCTCTCTTCTTAAGACAGTAAAAGAACTTGAGAGTGAGAAGAGAGCCAGAGAGGTATTGGAACAAGTATGCGATGAGCTGGCCAGGAATATTGACGAGGAAAAAGCTGAAGCTGAGTTACTGAAGAGAGAGTCTGTAAAAGTTTTTGACGAGGTGGAGAAGGAAAGGGAGATGATGCAGTTGGCTGATGTGTTGCAGGAGGAAAGAGTTCACATGAAACTCTCAGAGGCAAAACATCAACTTGAGGAGAAGAATGTGGCTGTTGATAAATTGAGGAGCCAACTTGAAGCTTTTTTGGGAACCAAAAAAACTAAAGACAAAGTACGAGTTTCCACCCATCCAATTGATGGAGATATTGATGCATATCTGAATAGAGCTCGTTATGGTTCCCGTCAGAATGAGCCAAAAGACGAGGATGGAGAAGTTGTAGATGGAGTGGAATGTGGAGAGGATTCTGCTGAGAGTGATCTTCATTCCATAGAATTAAATATGGACAACAATAACAAGAGCTACAACTGGACTCATGCTTCCGGAGCTCCTCGTGATTCTAGAAGGGCTGCATTTGATCAGGAAGAAATCAAAGGGAGGAAGTCTACCTCTGGGAAAGCACCAAGGAAAAGCACTTCTCTACAAAGGAGTGTGTCGGATGGAGTTGAATGTGGTATCGAAAGTGAGAAACTCCTAAATTCAACAGATGCATTAGATTGGGATAGATTTTCTGAATTGGAGAGGCAACTGCAGGGAAAAGGTTATGGAGACGAAATGCATGGGTATAAATCATCAAAAGGTCTTCGGGACCAAATTCTGTCTGGTGCAAGGCTTGGATCTGCTAGAGTTTATGCTAGTCCAACACGACAATGGGGACAACCATGGCCTTCCCGAGATCCTACCAATACAGTCCAAGAGAGACCCCCCGTGGTGCAGGGAGGTGGTATGAAATCAAGGCTAAACGAAGCTAGAGGTGAAAGCCAAACCGTACGAAAAACCAAACGGTGAGAAAATGCTCCTCTTGGCCATTGCCTTTGCAACACTTAGAAAGTGTTTGATTTATCTTGAAAGGTGGTAAATACTGTGGAGTTGTTTAGAGGGAGGGCTAATTATTTAAGACCATTTTAACGGTAAGGAGTTT is a window from the Ziziphus jujuba cultivar Dongzao chromosome 11, ASM3175591v1 genome containing:
- the LOC107415019 gene encoding uncharacterized protein At5g41620 isoform X2, encoding MPRHNLSMDLIPGKIRKRGCSSSASSSSSIIQNYRFKRAILVGKRGGSSTPVPTWKLMSGRSPGSALRNMESPKYTPSLNGAKAKHAPPVSARKLAATLWEMNEIPSPRVKEGLDERRLRKELRARERMARSVHSGSLPPHLSDPSHSPVSERMDRSGTGSRMRRTPSVSHRLRLTEHHAGVLDSLSNASLMEVETRSRAQTPTAMIETRSRAQTPTASTAGVKTRLKDVSNALTTSKELLKIINRIWGHEDRPSSSMSLISALHAELERARLQVNQLIQEQRSDQSEINYLMKCFAEEKAAWKSKEQEVIEAAIESVAGELEVERKLRRRSESLNKKLGKELAETKSSLLKTVKELESEKRAREVLEQVCDELARNIDEEKAEAELLKRESVKVFDEVEKEREMMQLADVLQEERVHMKLSEAKHQLEEKNVAVDKLRSQLEAFLGTKKTKDKVRVSTHPIDGDIDAYLNRARYGSRQNEPKDEDGEVVDGVECGEDSAESDLHSIELNMDNNNKSYNWTHASGAPRDSRRAAFDQEEIKGRKSTSGKAPRKSTSLQRSVSDGVECGIESEKLLNSTDALDWDRFSELERQLQGKGYGDEMHGYKSSKGLRDQILSGARLGSARVYASPTRQWGQPWPSRDPTNTVQERPPVVQGGGMKSRLNEARGESQTVRKTKR
- the LOC107415019 gene encoding uncharacterized protein At5g41620 isoform X1 is translated as MPRHNLSMDLIPGKIRKRGCSSSASSSSSIIQNYRFKRAILVGKRGGSSTPVPTWKLMSGRSPGSALRNMESPKYTPSLNGAKAKHAPPVSARKLAATLWEMNEIPSPRVKEGLDERRLRKELRARERMARSVHSGSLPPHLSDPSHSPVSERMDRSGTGSRMRRTPSVSHRLRLTEHHAGVLDSLSNASLMEVETRSRAQTPTAMVIETRSRAQTPTASTAGVKTRLKDVSNALTTSKELLKIINRIWGHEDRPSSSMSLISALHAELERARLQVNQLIQEQRSDQSEINYLMKCFAEEKAAWKSKEQEVIEAAIESVAGELEVERKLRRRSESLNKKLGKELAETKSSLLKTVKELESEKRAREVLEQVCDELARNIDEEKAEAELLKRESVKVFDEVEKEREMMQLADVLQEERVHMKLSEAKHQLEEKNVAVDKLRSQLEAFLGTKKTKDKVRVSTHPIDGDIDAYLNRARYGSRQNEPKDEDGEVVDGVECGEDSAESDLHSIELNMDNNNKSYNWTHASGAPRDSRRAAFDQEEIKGRKSTSGKAPRKSTSLQRSVSDGVECGIESEKLLNSTDALDWDRFSELERQLQGKGYGDEMHGYKSSKGLRDQILSGARLGSARVYASPTRQWGQPWPSRDPTNTVQERPPVVQGGGMKSRLNEARGESQTVRKTKR